A genomic region of Bdellovibrio sp. GT3 contains the following coding sequences:
- a CDS encoding multidrug effflux MFS transporter, translating to MSEKTFNKTSLILVLGALTALGPFSIDMYLPAFPKMAEGLGTTVSQVAMSLSSYFVGLAAGQLFYGPFLDRFGRKIPLYMGLLIYILASIGCAFSKSVEALIFFRFIQAIGGCAAGVTAMAMVRDYFSSQESARVLSLLILILGLSPLLAPTVGGLLATYLGWQSLFWVLAALGGFVLCLSVFFLPSVYVPNKQQSLHPLMIVKNYWAILKNPRFYTYALAGAIGFSGMFAYLAASPTIFMEIFKVSEQTYGFIFALLASGLIGASQVNVILLKRFTNSKILLGGLIGMVSMGAAFFLGTFYGAFGLIGTLVVLFLYLSCVGFSNPNAASLALAPFAKNAGSAAAMIGFLQMASGAIASVLIGVLKAQQILPIAAVFLATSSVALCVLLLGRRS from the coding sequence GTGAGCGAAAAGACTTTTAATAAAACATCCCTGATCCTTGTGCTTGGTGCCCTTACGGCGTTGGGACCATTCTCGATTGACATGTACTTACCAGCTTTTCCTAAGATGGCAGAAGGCTTGGGCACGACAGTTTCACAAGTGGCCATGTCACTTTCCAGTTATTTTGTCGGCTTAGCTGCTGGACAATTATTTTACGGACCGTTCTTAGATCGTTTCGGCAGAAAAATTCCACTCTATATGGGACTTCTTATTTACATTTTAGCATCCATCGGATGTGCTTTTTCAAAGTCCGTCGAAGCATTAATATTTTTTCGTTTTATCCAAGCGATTGGTGGCTGTGCCGCCGGCGTAACTGCAATGGCAATGGTCCGGGACTATTTTTCTTCTCAAGAAAGCGCCAGGGTCTTATCGCTTCTGATTTTAATTTTAGGTTTATCACCACTCTTAGCGCCGACAGTGGGTGGTCTTTTAGCCACTTACCTGGGTTGGCAGTCTTTGTTTTGGGTGCTTGCGGCCCTGGGTGGTTTTGTATTGTGTTTATCAGTGTTCTTTCTTCCATCAGTTTATGTCCCAAACAAACAGCAATCCTTGCACCCGCTGATGATCGTAAAAAATTATTGGGCAATTCTTAAAAATCCACGTTTTTATACTTACGCTTTGGCCGGAGCCATCGGGTTTTCTGGAATGTTTGCATATCTAGCGGCTTCACCGACGATCTTTATGGAAATATTCAAAGTCAGCGAACAGACTTACGGATTTATTTTTGCGTTGCTGGCGTCAGGGCTAATCGGTGCTTCGCAAGTCAACGTGATTCTTTTAAAGCGTTTTACTAACAGCAAGATCTTACTTGGTGGACTTATCGGAATGGTCAGCATGGGAGCCGCATTTTTTTTAGGAACCTTCTATGGTGCCTTCGGCTTAATAGGGACGTTGGTGGTTTTATTCCTATATCTATCCTGCGTGGGGTTCTCCAATCCAAACGCTGCCTCGTTAGCCCTAGCCCCGTTTGCTAAGAATGCCGGAAGTGCTGCAGCAATGATTGGCTTTTTACAAATGGCTTCAGGTGCGATTGCATCTGTATTGATCGGTGTACTCAAGGCGCAACAAATTTTACCAATTGCGGCCGTGTTCTTAGCAACTTCGTCAGTTGCGTTGTGTGTGCTTTTGTTGGGTCGCCGATCATAG
- a CDS encoding SemiSWEET family sugar transporter: protein MESITALGLVAGVCTSLCGLPQVIKIYKTKSGKDVSYKTYIILSIGTALWIIYGIAKDDLAITITNSLNIAINFLLLTLKFKYQ from the coding sequence ATGGAAAGCATTACAGCGCTGGGATTAGTAGCCGGAGTTTGCACAAGCCTCTGCGGCTTGCCTCAGGTTATAAAGATTTACAAAACTAAATCTGGAAAGGACGTCTCATACAAGACGTACATCATCCTCAGTATTGGAACTGCTCTTTGGATTATTTATGGAATTGCTAAAGATGATCTGGCAATTACGATCACGAACTCATTAAATATCGCGATTAACTTTTTACTTCTCACTCTTAAATTTAAATACCAATAG
- a CDS encoding phosphoribosylglycinamide synthetase C domain-containing protein has translation MKFLFVTRWSSLHALASQILKEGHEVKYTVLSKTEKEVGDGFVDKIENWEEHKSWADAIIFDDSDFGDICEKLRKEGHKVVGGTKYSDRLEFDREFGSEEMKAAGLTKIPSWEFQDFDSAIQFIKDNPGRYVVKPSGKAQNDKVLSYVGQEEDGKDVVTILERYRKGWGRKIRSFQIQKFVSGVEVAVGAFFNGRKFILPALINFEHKKLMNGDIGPATGEMGTTGFWASDTKIFRETLAKMESRIQGYVGYFDINCIVNARGVYPLEFTPRFGYPTLNLQLEGILSKWGEFMYALAAGQDFQLRTKKGLQLAVVVAVPPFPFSDNDTFRKFSEDAPVVFKKPIADGVYPCEVKKVDGEWLLTGTSGYSLVVSGAGSTMDEARKEAYSKIKNIQIPNMFYRTDIGERWHRDSDLLQTWGLLT, from the coding sequence ATGAAATTTCTATTTGTGACTCGTTGGTCCTCATTGCATGCATTGGCCTCGCAAATCCTTAAAGAAGGTCACGAAGTCAAATACACGGTCCTGTCTAAAACTGAGAAAGAAGTCGGGGATGGCTTCGTCGATAAAATAGAAAATTGGGAAGAACATAAATCCTGGGCAGATGCGATTATTTTCGATGATTCCGATTTCGGTGACATCTGCGAAAAGCTGCGTAAAGAAGGTCATAAAGTTGTCGGCGGCACCAAATATTCAGATCGCCTGGAATTTGATCGGGAGTTTGGCTCTGAGGAAATGAAGGCCGCAGGGCTTACCAAAATTCCGTCATGGGAGTTCCAGGATTTTGACAGTGCCATTCAGTTCATCAAAGACAATCCAGGACGCTATGTGGTCAAGCCCAGCGGCAAGGCCCAGAATGATAAAGTGCTCTCTTACGTAGGGCAGGAAGAAGACGGCAAAGACGTCGTCACCATCCTTGAACGCTATCGTAAGGGCTGGGGCCGCAAGATTCGCAGTTTTCAAATCCAAAAGTTTGTCTCGGGAGTTGAAGTGGCCGTAGGGGCTTTCTTTAACGGTCGGAAATTCATCCTGCCGGCGCTGATTAACTTTGAACATAAGAAATTAATGAATGGAGATATCGGACCTGCCACCGGAGAAATGGGTACGACCGGATTCTGGGCCTCTGATACGAAAATCTTTCGCGAGACTTTGGCAAAAATGGAATCCCGAATTCAAGGGTATGTGGGATACTTTGATATCAACTGTATAGTTAATGCCCGGGGAGTTTACCCTCTGGAGTTCACGCCACGCTTTGGTTATCCGACGCTGAACTTGCAATTGGAAGGCATACTGTCCAAATGGGGCGAGTTTATGTATGCCCTCGCTGCTGGTCAGGATTTTCAATTGCGCACAAAAAAAGGACTACAGCTTGCAGTCGTGGTTGCAGTGCCGCCTTTTCCATTTTCAGATAACGATACTTTCAGAAAGTTTTCTGAAGATGCCCCGGTCGTATTTAAGAAACCCATTGCAGATGGCGTTTATCCCTGTGAAGTAAAGAAGGTCGACGGTGAGTGGCTGTTGACCGGTACCTCGGGTTACTCGCTGGTGGTCTCGGGGGCGGGTTCCACGATGGATGAGGCTCGCAAAGAGGCTTATTCTAAAATCAAAAACATTCAAATCCCGAATATGTTCTATCGGACCGATATCGGCGAACGCTGGCATCGGGATAGTGATCTTTTGCAGACATGGGGACTGTTAACTTAA
- a CDS encoding response regulator, with amino-acid sequence MVQRTLDFDWASTELGPIESWDFGLINSLRILFNCPVGMYCTWGPERRVLYNDAYVPILKHRHPRALGSPLHDVWPEVWDQVDEIATTVETGGTVLAADVQFDIEVEGKPRENYYTYGNSPLFNAKGEIAGMLCTILDTTVSVIRNHTTEENLAKTIRELQAAKMTAENANLAKSAFLANMSHEIRTPLGVILGFSEIIGTQDLEAEEREQYFEVIQRNGASLTRIIDDILDLSKIEAGKFELEKSPVNIRSLTEEVLGMYSDQAANKNIQIKSDLEEIKDLVVISDSVRIRQILLNLIGNAVKFTSTGSVSIFCRVSQRADNQKEVTFQIEDTGIGMTQEQSDRLFQPFTQADATSTRRFGGTGLGLALSKNLAHALNGDVRIVNCVTGKGCIFEFSFQAEVTNALPQPSTPQNEQNITDTSLEGFKVLAVDDSPDNQELIQTILSHVGLDVTEVKSGEEAIKEVLQRNYDLVLMDIQMPGLDGFGTLSELRSRGFKAPIIALTAHAMKEDRDRALAAGFADHVTKPINSHALVQTIRSYLK; translated from the coding sequence ATGGTTCAAAGAACCTTGGACTTCGATTGGGCGTCCACCGAATTGGGGCCAATTGAGAGTTGGGATTTTGGCTTAATCAATTCCTTGCGTATTCTTTTTAATTGCCCTGTCGGGATGTACTGCACCTGGGGCCCCGAACGCCGAGTGCTCTATAATGATGCCTATGTTCCGATTTTAAAACATCGCCACCCCAGAGCACTGGGTTCCCCACTTCATGATGTGTGGCCCGAGGTTTGGGACCAAGTTGATGAGATTGCCACAACAGTTGAAACCGGAGGAACAGTCCTTGCCGCCGATGTGCAATTCGACATCGAAGTCGAAGGCAAGCCTCGGGAAAACTATTACACCTACGGAAACTCGCCCCTGTTCAATGCCAAGGGGGAAATCGCCGGCATGCTGTGCACGATACTCGACACCACTGTTTCGGTGATCAGAAATCACACCACAGAGGAAAACCTCGCAAAAACCATTCGCGAACTGCAGGCCGCAAAAATGACCGCCGAAAATGCAAATCTGGCAAAATCAGCATTTCTGGCAAACATGTCCCACGAAATTCGCACTCCCCTGGGAGTCATTCTGGGATTTTCTGAAATTATCGGGACTCAGGACCTTGAAGCCGAGGAGCGAGAGCAGTACTTCGAGGTCATCCAACGCAATGGGGCTTCACTGACTCGCATTATTGATGACATCCTTGATCTGTCCAAAATTGAAGCCGGAAAATTCGAACTGGAAAAATCACCGGTGAATATTCGTAGCCTTACTGAAGAAGTCTTGGGCATGTATTCGGATCAAGCCGCAAACAAAAACATTCAGATCAAATCCGACCTTGAGGAAATCAAGGATCTTGTTGTGATCAGCGATTCAGTTCGTATCCGGCAGATTTTATTGAACCTCATCGGCAATGCAGTCAAGTTCACTTCGACGGGATCTGTGAGCATCTTTTGTCGTGTCAGCCAAAGAGCTGACAACCAGAAAGAAGTCACCTTCCAGATCGAAGACACCGGCATTGGTATGACTCAAGAGCAAAGTGACCGTTTGTTTCAACCCTTCACTCAGGCGGATGCCACATCCACTCGCCGCTTCGGGGGGACTGGACTGGGGCTGGCACTCTCAAAGAATCTTGCGCATGCACTGAATGGCGACGTCAGAATCGTAAATTGCGTCACCGGTAAAGGATGTATCTTTGAATTTTCATTCCAGGCAGAGGTGACCAATGCGCTTCCACAACCGAGCACTCCGCAGAATGAGCAAAATATTACTGATACTTCGCTTGAAGGTTTCAAAGTTCTTGCCGTTGACGATTCACCTGACAATCAAGAATTGATCCAGACTATTTTATCTCACGTCGGTTTGGATGTTACTGAAGTAAAAAGCGGCGAAGAAGCTATCAAGGAAGTCTTACAACGTAACTATGACCTTGTCCTGATGGATATACAAATGCCCGGCCTTGATGGCTTTGGCACCCTTTCAGAGCTGCGCAGCCGAGGCTTTAAAGCCCCGATCATCGCCTTAACAGCACACGCCATGAAAGAGGACCGCGACCGAGCCCTTGCGGCGGGTTTTGCAGACCACGTGACCAAACCGATAAACTCTCATGCGCTTGTGCAGACGATTCGCTCTTACCTAAAATAA
- a CDS encoding S1 family peptidase yields the protein MKKHLVLIVLTMTCLISACGPDANLSNLDLNANDTAIINGTKVSTRTGDGSRGVVLFLPVNSIGMATSICTATLLSDHSVLTAAHCYDKKNPTLAGFKVIFANNKGIATRESLKREGTHVVTHKEYRKTKIGLLNDIAVAFFDGGIPEGFEPVDIERDMNVNYQNRFLNVYGYGKNRDSREIMSVGFGSAGDLYKAVIKLNGAYGLMQDRYNILSKGNTQFICSGDSGGGQFITVNGKPRLVGVTSSVTGVKDFLGHVSCTEGRSTAMKVAYYAKWIDEVHAIYGK from the coding sequence ATGAAAAAACACCTGGTTTTAATTGTCCTGACGATGACTTGCCTAATCTCCGCTTGCGGACCCGACGCCAACCTTTCCAACCTTGATCTGAACGCTAACGATACAGCCATCATTAATGGCACCAAGGTCTCCACCAGAACTGGTGATGGCTCCCGCGGGGTTGTGCTATTCCTTCCCGTAAATAGCATCGGTATGGCGACAAGCATTTGCACGGCCACCCTGCTTAGTGATCATAGCGTTCTGACAGCGGCGCACTGCTATGACAAAAAGAACCCGACACTTGCAGGGTTTAAAGTCATCTTTGCCAATAACAAGGGCATCGCAACCCGCGAATCACTTAAACGTGAGGGCACTCACGTGGTCACGCACAAAGAATATCGCAAAACCAAAATCGGTCTTTTGAATGATATCGCCGTGGCCTTCTTTGACGGTGGTATTCCAGAGGGCTTTGAGCCCGTAGACATCGAACGTGATATGAACGTGAACTATCAAAATCGCTTTTTGAATGTTTACGGTTACGGAAAAAACCGCGACTCCCGCGAGATCATGTCTGTGGGTTTTGGAAGTGCGGGTGACCTCTACAAAGCCGTTATCAAATTGAACGGCGCTTATGGCTTGATGCAGGACCGCTACAATATTTTAAGCAAAGGCAACACGCAGTTTATTTGTAGTGGTGACTCCGGTGGTGGCCAGTTTATCACAGTGAATGGCAAGCCCCGCCTGGTGGGTGTCACGTCTTCGGTCACGGGAGTTAAAGACTTCCTGGGTCACGTTTCTTGCACTGAAGGGCGCTCGACAGCGATGAAGGTTGCTTACTACGCCAAGTGGATCGATGAAGTTCACGCGATATACGGAAAATAA
- a CDS encoding helicase: MRLTTLILSITLLTSCQSFRDYFYREGIRPFTSDGCSMSPNGIDDEPYAFLECCVKHDYAYWQGGTTEQKEQADQALRTCIASHSTETIGRIYYRAVSLGGGPQFSTQFRWGYGWEHNRGYKPLTSQELYFVENESRNIRWDLIYKSLHKPD, translated from the coding sequence ATGAGACTAACCACTTTAATATTGTCCATTACACTTCTGACTTCATGTCAGTCTTTTCGCGACTACTTTTACCGCGAGGGCATTCGTCCATTTACAAGTGATGGTTGCAGCATGAGTCCCAATGGGATTGATGACGAACCTTATGCGTTTTTAGAATGTTGCGTAAAGCATGACTACGCTTATTGGCAAGGTGGAACGACAGAACAAAAAGAACAAGCCGATCAGGCTCTTCGCACCTGTATTGCCAGTCACTCCACTGAAACTATTGGAAGAATTTATTATCGCGCTGTGAGCTTGGGAGGTGGTCCCCAGTTTTCGACCCAGTTTCGCTGGGGCTATGGATGGGAGCACAACCGGGGTTACAAGCCCCTGACCAGTCAGGAACTTTACTTTGTGGAAAATGAATCCCGAAATATACGTTGGGATTTGATTTACAAATCCCTGCACAAACCGGATTAA
- the rnk gene encoding nucleoside diphosphate kinase regulator, giving the protein MENLPSLVITHDDYHKISAILSFAKASVAEQLEEELGRAHLVANEDLSKDVVAMNSSVTFIDLDAHKEQSVTLCYPNDANIEEGKVSILAPIGAALIGLRVGQEISWPLADGKVKRIRVSAVSQSSI; this is encoded by the coding sequence ATGGAAAACCTTCCATCTCTCGTTATCACTCATGATGACTATCATAAAATTTCAGCCATTCTTTCTTTTGCCAAGGCCTCCGTTGCCGAGCAACTGGAAGAGGAATTAGGCCGTGCTCACCTGGTTGCTAATGAAGACCTCAGCAAAGATGTCGTCGCAATGAACTCGTCTGTGACCTTCATCGACCTGGACGCGCACAAGGAGCAATCCGTTACCTTGTGCTACCCGAATGACGCCAATATCGAGGAAGGCAAAGTTTCAATCCTGGCTCCCATTGGCGCAGCTCTTATTGGTCTGCGTGTAGGTCAGGAAATCAGCTGGCCGCTGGCTGATGGTAAAGTTAAACGCATTCGCGTAAGTGCCGTTTCCCAAAGTTCAATCTGA
- a CDS encoding zinc-binding dehydrogenase translates to MFAARYIPGEHKLKIEDIPKPTAGPREVVLKIRAAGICHSDLHVLHGEVSYDHPFTMGHEACGEIVEEGADVKGQFKKNTLYAVHGPNPCGDCDFCRAGKDNLCDSPTRQFIGLGTDGAYAEYLKVPARNIVEVPAGISAEVAAVATDAVLTPYHAMKTLGEVQTNSSVLVIGLGGLGMNGVQIGLALGAKVVASDLREESLALAKQMGVQEAYNSKDLDTKIKNRKFDVVVDFVGAEATFKTAQNYVKNGGTIVLVGLGAMTVPVSTIAFASFQLRVQGSFWGTHQEMKEIFELIAQKKINPQVETGKMNEVNHWLTELSEGKIKSRMALLP, encoded by the coding sequence ATGTTTGCCGCTCGCTATATACCTGGAGAACACAAACTAAAAATTGAAGATATTCCGAAACCGACGGCGGGCCCCCGTGAAGTCGTACTTAAAATTCGCGCGGCCGGCATCTGCCATTCGGACCTGCACGTGTTGCACGGTGAAGTGTCCTACGATCATCCTTTCACCATGGGACATGAGGCCTGCGGTGAAATAGTGGAAGAAGGGGCCGACGTAAAAGGGCAATTCAAAAAAAACACCCTGTATGCGGTCCACGGACCTAATCCTTGCGGCGATTGTGATTTCTGTCGTGCGGGAAAAGACAATCTGTGTGACAGCCCGACACGGCAGTTTATTGGCTTAGGCACGGACGGCGCTTATGCGGAATACTTAAAAGTTCCAGCACGAAATATCGTGGAAGTCCCCGCCGGAATTTCAGCAGAGGTCGCGGCTGTGGCCACCGACGCCGTACTTACCCCGTATCACGCGATGAAAACTTTGGGCGAGGTGCAAACCAACTCTTCTGTTTTGGTTATTGGCCTTGGTGGATTGGGAATGAATGGTGTACAGATCGGCCTGGCATTGGGTGCAAAAGTTGTCGCCTCTGATTTGCGCGAGGAAAGCCTGGCTCTGGCAAAACAAATGGGCGTTCAGGAAGCCTACAACTCCAAAGATCTGGATACGAAAATCAAAAATAGAAAATTCGACGTGGTCGTTGACTTCGTGGGAGCCGAAGCAACATTTAAAACAGCACAGAACTATGTGAAGAACGGGGGCACTATCGTACTGGTTGGTTTGGGCGCCATGACGGTTCCTGTTTCAACCATAGCCTTTGCCAGCTTTCAATTGCGGGTGCAGGGATCCTTTTGGGGAACTCATCAGGAGATGAAGGAAATCTTTGAGCTGATCGCGCAAAAGAAAATAAATCCTCAAGTTGAGACCGGTAAAATGAATGAGGTCAATCACTGGCTGACGGAACTTTCGGAAGGAAAAATCAAATCCAGAATGGCGCTCCTTCCCTGA
- a CDS encoding endonuclease I family protein, whose amino-acid sequence MKAMLSAVLVVCSIFFAISGNAASLSQGIPYYGEEFYKDLANGASNGALVARLQQILRGEHKQIPGKYDEVSEHCSGEGCYQHISLGYDGARAWLMGTYYLTQVNGHYAVSDVYCGVLRTDEEFPASRGPAPGKYPDGNILNTEHTWPQSRFSGQFNTGMQKSDLHHLYPTDNELNSIRGNYEFGEVARDAKKLKCPVSRFGKPAVGGNDVFEPPQAHKGNVARALFYFSVHYSLPISPRQEAFLRKWDKEDPVDDEEMARNNAIHMIQGNRNPFIDYPELTDKINKF is encoded by the coding sequence ATGAAAGCAATGCTTTCCGCAGTTTTAGTTGTTTGTTCGATTTTCTTCGCAATCTCGGGCAATGCCGCTTCCCTATCCCAAGGTATTCCTTACTACGGTGAAGAGTTTTACAAAGACCTGGCAAACGGCGCTTCCAATGGCGCATTGGTCGCTCGCCTGCAGCAAATTCTGCGCGGCGAACACAAACAGATTCCTGGCAAGTACGATGAAGTTTCAGAGCATTGCTCTGGCGAAGGTTGCTACCAACACATTTCTTTGGGCTACGATGGTGCTCGCGCTTGGTTGATGGGTACTTACTACCTGACTCAAGTAAACGGTCACTACGCTGTTAGTGACGTTTATTGTGGTGTTCTTCGTACAGACGAAGAATTCCCGGCTTCCCGCGGACCCGCTCCTGGCAAATACCCAGATGGCAACATCCTGAATACAGAGCACACTTGGCCACAAAGCCGTTTTTCCGGCCAATTCAACACAGGCATGCAAAAATCAGATTTGCATCACTTGTATCCAACAGACAACGAGTTGAACTCCATCCGTGGCAATTACGAATTCGGTGAAGTTGCACGTGATGCTAAAAAATTGAAATGCCCCGTTTCCCGTTTCGGTAAACCAGCAGTTGGCGGCAATGACGTGTTTGAACCACCTCAAGCCCACAAAGGCAACGTTGCTCGCGCCTTGTTCTATTTCTCTGTTCACTACAGCCTGCCAATCAGCCCGCGCCAGGAAGCGTTCTTGCGCAAATGGGACAAAGAAGACCCAGTGGATGATGAAGAGATGGCTCGCAACAACGCGATTCATATGATTCAAGGTAACAGAAACCCATTCATCGATTACCCTGAATTGACTGACAAAATTAATAAATTCTAA
- a CDS encoding glutathione S-transferase family protein — MAFHVHSDKPFFDLIIGDKTYSSWSMRAWLVAVQSGLPFKEIKIKLDEKNTAAQIAKYTDSGKVPVLKQGKRVIWDSLAIAEYLNELSPQAQLWPEDAGTRALARSYAAEMHSGFQNLRTNLTMDLQRTEPLKHLTAGTCEDIERIIKMWKDALKVSEGPFLFGEFCIADAFFAPVVFRFVNYGIKIKDPMVKQYMKNIQGHHGVQFWVEEALQEKTKGIEFK; from the coding sequence GTGGCTTTTCATGTTCATAGCGACAAACCGTTCTTCGATCTTATTATTGGTGACAAAACTTATTCTTCTTGGTCCATGCGTGCATGGCTGGTTGCCGTGCAATCAGGTCTTCCATTTAAAGAGATCAAAATCAAATTGGATGAAAAAAACACGGCAGCACAAATTGCCAAGTACACAGACTCCGGCAAGGTTCCCGTTCTAAAGCAAGGTAAACGTGTGATTTGGGATTCTTTGGCGATTGCAGAATACCTGAACGAGCTTTCTCCACAGGCGCAGTTGTGGCCTGAGGACGCTGGCACCAGAGCGTTAGCCCGTAGTTATGCGGCAGAAATGCATTCGGGTTTTCAGAACCTGCGCACCAATTTAACCATGGACTTGCAACGCACGGAACCTCTTAAGCATCTGACTGCTGGCACGTGCGAGGATATTGAACGCATTATAAAAATGTGGAAGGATGCCTTGAAAGTGAGTGAGGGGCCGTTCCTATTTGGGGAGTTCTGTATCGCCGACGCTTTCTTTGCGCCTGTGGTTTTCAGATTCGTGAATTACGGTATTAAGATCAAAGACCCGATGGTTAAGCAGTATATGAAAAACATCCAAGGCCACCACGGAGTGCAATTCTGGGTGGAAGAGGCCCTGCAGGAAAAAACCAAAGGCATAGAATTTAAATAA
- a CDS encoding helix-turn-helix domain-containing protein: MDIQIQKIKSVLKEQLKKRKMTYEDLAQEMDVSVPTIKRWMGDHDLGLNDLFRICEILDLNLSDLHALSASTKVAQGPARLSDEQQKFLVKNMNYLAFFLQIHDGKTPQQIAEKYKLNKLSVDKYLVKLENLGMIKVTGKLRVKSTFDGSVNFGNGILSKTYYKRWIDGTGDFFTNIITDALNKEASIDEKTRDHKSFATYSSQSIKLTKESYLKWATEATAAITQLHAISKIEEKAYGEDELMTAVILNAHTLLPQSSKFLNDLDDIAGKIENL; encoded by the coding sequence ATGGATATTCAAATTCAGAAAATAAAATCTGTTCTTAAAGAGCAACTAAAAAAACGCAAGATGACCTACGAGGATCTGGCGCAGGAAATGGACGTTTCGGTTCCCACCATCAAACGCTGGATGGGTGATCACGATCTTGGTTTGAATGACCTCTTTAGAATTTGTGAAATTCTGGATTTAAATCTTTCAGATTTACATGCACTCTCGGCAAGTACAAAAGTCGCACAGGGCCCGGCCCGTCTGAGCGATGAACAACAAAAGTTTCTGGTTAAAAACATGAACTATCTGGCTTTTTTCCTGCAGATCCATGATGGAAAAACGCCTCAGCAAATTGCCGAGAAATACAAGCTTAACAAACTCTCTGTCGACAAGTATCTGGTGAAACTTGAAAATCTGGGAATGATTAAAGTCACCGGCAAACTGCGTGTGAAGTCCACCTTTGACGGCTCTGTGAACTTTGGCAATGGCATCCTGTCCAAAACCTATTATAAGCGCTGGATCGATGGCACTGGTGATTTCTTTACCAACATCATCACAGACGCCTTAAACAAAGAAGCATCCATTGATGAAAAAACACGCGATCACAAGTCCTTTGCGACCTACTCCAGTCAATCCATCAAATTGACCAAAGAAAGTTATTTGAAATGGGCGACCGAAGCGACGGCCGCCATCACCCAGCTTCATGCAATCAGCAAAATCGAGGAAAAGGCTTACGGTGAGGACGAGTTGATGACGGCGGTGATTTTGAATGCACACACCTTGCTGCCGCAGAGCTCGAAGTTCTTAAATGACCTGGATGATATTGCCGGAAAAATTGAAAACTTATAG